One segment of Nostoc piscinale CENA21 DNA contains the following:
- a CDS encoding FIST signal transduction protein encodes MADQMQWANALSTRPSLEAAVTDAVQQTTSSLTAPANLGLVFISSAFASEYSRLLPLLAEQLSVPVIIGCSGGGVIGTTSDGQTQEIEAEAALSLTLANLPGVNLRVFHILADELPDLDSSPDAWVNLIGVEPSARPQFILLSSSFSSGINELLQGLDFAYPGSVIVGGQASGGGMGGRQALFCNDRLYREGTVGLALTGNIVLETIVAQGCRPIGNPMQVTKAERNIILELDEQVPLVVLRDLINSLSDQERTLAQHSLFVGVAMDEFKMSLQQGDFLIRSILGVDPTGGAIAIGDRVRPGQRLQFHLRDAEASAEDLEFLLERYYNQDTSSSTAIAALMFACVGRGEGLYGKPNFDSSLFRRYFQNIPIGGFFCGGEIGPVGGSTFLHGYTSVFGICRQSED; translated from the coding sequence ATGGCAGATCAAATGCAGTGGGCTAATGCCCTATCAACCCGTCCTTCTCTAGAAGCCGCAGTTACAGATGCGGTGCAACAAACTACGTCTTCGTTAACAGCACCGGCAAATTTAGGGCTGGTATTTATTTCATCTGCTTTTGCTAGTGAATATTCTCGGCTTTTACCTTTGTTGGCAGAACAACTGTCTGTACCCGTCATAATTGGTTGTAGCGGTGGTGGGGTAATTGGAACTACATCGGATGGGCAAACTCAAGAGATAGAAGCAGAAGCAGCTTTAAGTTTGACATTGGCAAATTTACCAGGGGTGAATCTCCGCGTTTTTCATATTTTGGCGGATGAATTACCTGATTTGGACAGTTCCCCAGATGCTTGGGTGAATTTAATTGGTGTAGAACCATCTGCCAGACCACAGTTTATCTTGCTGTCTAGTTCTTTTTCTTCCGGTATTAATGAACTATTGCAAGGGCTAGACTTTGCTTATCCCGGTTCGGTAATTGTGGGGGGACAAGCTAGTGGTGGCGGTATGGGTGGAAGACAGGCGCTATTTTGTAATGATCGCCTCTACCGCGAAGGCACTGTTGGCTTGGCTTTAACTGGTAACATTGTTTTGGAAACGATTGTGGCTCAAGGCTGTCGCCCCATTGGGAACCCAATGCAAGTTACCAAAGCCGAACGCAACATTATTTTAGAACTAGATGAGCAAGTGCCTTTGGTTGTGTTGCGTGATTTAATTAATAGTCTGAGCGATCAAGAACGCACTTTAGCCCAACATTCTTTATTTGTTGGGGTGGCGATGGATGAGTTTAAAATGTCTTTGCAGCAAGGAGACTTTTTAATTCGCAGTATTTTAGGAGTAGATCCCACCGGTGGCGCGATCGCAATTGGCGATCGCGTCCGGCCTGGTCAACGTTTACAATTTCATTTACGTGATGCCGAAGCTTCCGCAGAAGACTTAGAATTTCTCTTGGAAAGATATTACAACCAAGACACTTCTTCATCCACAGCAATTGCCGCATTAATGTTTGCTTGCGTCGGTCGAGGCGAAGGACTTTATGGTAAACCTAATTTTGATTCCTCATTATTTAGGCGCTACTTCCAAAATATTCCCATCGGCGGCTTTTTCTGCGGTGGTGAAATTGGCCCTGTAGGTGGTAGTACTTTCCTACATGGTTACACTTCTGTATTCGGCATTTGTCGTCAATCTGAGGATTGA
- a CDS encoding glycosyltransferase, whose amino-acid sequence MQKHELARVNLLNRGEKNNDDLITQRVLLFRLVAFILLSIVILSGLVVAGWFAGEMTINQFFAQIYTWQMNPPMWLEAPMIHNKYLLSLTLALLVTMFAVMKLSPQPRVWSQRLVVGILIILTVRYLLWRSLSTFNLADPLNGTISLSLFALEIVMISSSLIELFLMLNIKERHREADEKSLAVINGEFTPSVDIFIPTYNEPEYIVRRTIMGCQALNYPQKNIYLLDDNRRTEMGELAVELGCNYISRPNNQHAKAGNLNNALTQTSGELIAVFDADFVPTTNFLLRTVGFFQDETIAIVQTPQSFYNADPVARNLGLENILTPDEEVFHRHVQSVRDNVESAICAGTSFVMRRAALEKTGGFVTESLSEDYFTGVNLAAYGYRIIYLNELLSAGLAAENIAAYATQRLRWAQGTLQGLFIQSNPLILPGLTLTQRLAHLGGFLSWFANVARISFLLMPLAYSFLGVIPIRANLPELIYFWLPLYVVNLAVFAWLNKYSRSAFLSDIYFLVLCFPVAWTVIQSLLRPFGKGFKVTPKGLSSDHYTFNWKLALPLIILFIATAISLWQNLCMSVLKQMIATQTPAMADQTVGVGVGWLWSIYNLIMIGSAILVFLDAPKTDKFEWFDLRRVVELKIGSESFWGVTTMMSEIGAEIALTQQPPIDLLVGQTVQVKIAEENLQLTAGVVHQGFANEFPIIRLHFELINISQHRHLVEILFCRPGQWKRQNAPGELISLWLILRILLKPRFIFNRKIDVSPVVVAKV is encoded by the coding sequence GTGCAGAAACATGAACTTGCCAGAGTTAATCTTTTGAATCGGGGAGAGAAAAATAATGATGATTTAATTACACAAAGAGTTTTACTCTTTCGCTTAGTAGCGTTCATACTTTTGAGCATTGTGATTTTATCTGGCTTGGTGGTAGCAGGTTGGTTTGCAGGTGAAATGACAATTAATCAATTTTTTGCTCAAATTTACACTTGGCAAATGAACCCACCAATGTGGTTAGAAGCGCCAATGATACATAATAAATATTTACTTTCTCTGACATTGGCATTACTAGTCACAATGTTTGCCGTAATGAAACTTTCACCCCAACCGCGTGTTTGGTCACAAAGGTTAGTCGTTGGCATATTAATTATTTTGACGGTGCGTTATTTGTTATGGCGATCGCTCTCTACATTTAACTTGGCTGACCCCTTAAATGGCACAATTAGTTTAAGCTTATTTGCTCTAGAAATTGTGATGATTTCTAGCAGCTTAATCGAACTATTCTTAATGTTAAATATTAAAGAGCGTCACCGGGAAGCTGATGAAAAATCTTTGGCGGTGATCAATGGTGAGTTTACGCCATCTGTAGATATTTTTATTCCTACATATAACGAGCCAGAGTATATTGTGCGGCGTACGATTATGGGTTGTCAAGCTCTAAATTATCCCCAAAAAAACATCTATCTTTTGGATGATAATCGGCGCACAGAAATGGGAGAACTAGCAGTCGAACTGGGGTGTAACTACATTAGCCGCCCAAATAATCAACATGCCAAAGCCGGAAATCTCAATAATGCCCTGACTCAAACTAGTGGTGAATTAATTGCTGTTTTTGATGCAGATTTTGTGCCTACCACTAACTTTCTCTTGCGGACTGTGGGTTTTTTTCAAGATGAAACTATAGCCATAGTGCAAACACCACAAAGCTTTTATAATGCTGACCCCGTAGCTAGAAATCTTGGTTTAGAAAATATTCTTACTCCTGATGAAGAAGTTTTTCATCGCCATGTTCAATCAGTCCGAGATAACGTTGAAAGTGCAATTTGCGCTGGTACTTCTTTTGTGATGCGTCGCGCTGCATTAGAAAAAACGGGAGGATTTGTTACCGAATCTTTATCAGAAGATTATTTTACAGGAGTTAATTTAGCGGCTTATGGCTATCGCATTATTTATTTAAATGAATTACTCAGTGCAGGTTTAGCCGCAGAAAACATAGCTGCTTATGCAACTCAACGTTTGCGCTGGGCGCAAGGTACACTCCAAGGGTTGTTTATTCAATCTAATCCGTTGATTCTGCCCGGATTGACTTTAACTCAAAGATTAGCTCATTTAGGAGGGTTTTTGAGTTGGTTTGCCAATGTCGCGCGAATTTCTTTTTTGTTGATGCCTTTGGCTTATTCTTTTTTAGGTGTAATTCCTATTCGGGCAAACTTACCAGAATTAATTTATTTCTGGTTACCTCTTTATGTAGTAAATCTAGCGGTATTTGCTTGGTTGAATAAATATTCGCGTTCGGCGTTTTTATCTGATATTTATTTTCTGGTATTATGTTTTCCTGTGGCTTGGACTGTTATTCAATCTTTGTTGCGTCCCTTTGGCAAAGGATTTAAAGTTACACCTAAAGGACTGAGTAGCGATCACTATACTTTTAACTGGAAATTAGCCTTACCTTTAATCATACTATTTATCGCTACAGCTATTAGTTTGTGGCAAAATCTCTGCATGAGTGTACTTAAACAAATGATAGCCACACAAACACCTGCAATGGCTGATCAAACTGTCGGTGTGGGTGTGGGTTGGCTGTGGAGTATTTATAACTTAATCATGATTGGTTCAGCTATTTTAGTTTTTTTAGATGCACCCAAGACTGATAAATTTGAATGGTTTGATTTACGGCGAGTCGTAGAGTTAAAAATTGGTAGCGAAAGTTTTTGGGGTGTCACCACAATGATGTCAGAAATCGGTGCAGAGATAGCACTAACTCAGCAACCACCCATCGATTTATTAGTTGGTCAAACAGTCCAAGTCAAAATAGCTGAAGAAAATTTACAGCTAACAGCAGGAGTTGTGCATCAAGGATTTGCTAATGAATTTCCTATTATTCGCCTCCACTTTGAATTAATTAATATTAGTCAACATCGTCATTTAGTAGAAATATTATTTTGTCGCCCCGGACAATGGAAGCGTCAAAATGCACCAGGAGAATTAATTTCTCTATGGTTAATATTAAGAATCTTGCTAAAACCCCGCTTTATTTTTAATCGCAAAATTGATGTTAGTCCAGTGGTTGTAGCTAAGGTGTAA
- a CDS encoding metallophosphoesterase family protein has product MALNFRFAVVSDLHIALPHTIWDHPSRFHLVEVSIPAFESVIEHLTQLDLDFLLLPGDLTQHGEPENHLWLQQRLSKLPFPVYVVPGNHDVPVIMADQQSIGFADFPHYYRKFGYDNPEQIYYTHQVLPGVRVIGLNSNFFDAQGKQLGRLDQQQLTWLENVLATATEELVLVMIHHNVVEHIPQQSRHPMGNRYMLQNAPKLLKLLRQYRVKLVFTGHLHVQDIACSDGVYDITTGSLVSYPHPYRVFEFRQDNYGREWLQVLSHRVESVPDFPNLQHLSKQWMGDRSLPFLMKFLTHPPLNLPSEQAQAIAPSLRDFWSKIADGDALFDYPQFPQNVRHYIQTYSAIARCGTPHFIDNNSTLLLEK; this is encoded by the coding sequence ATGGCTCTCAATTTTCGCTTTGCTGTAGTCAGCGACTTACACATTGCACTTCCCCATACAATCTGGGATCATCCCAGTCGGTTTCATTTGGTGGAAGTTAGTATTCCAGCTTTTGAAAGTGTCATCGAACATTTAACACAACTTGATTTAGATTTTCTGTTGCTTCCAGGCGATTTAACCCAGCATGGTGAACCAGAAAATCATCTTTGGTTGCAACAACGCTTATCTAAGTTGCCATTTCCGGTTTATGTTGTTCCGGGTAACCATGATGTACCTGTAATCATGGCAGATCAACAATCCATTGGTTTTGCTGATTTTCCCCATTATTACCGCAAGTTTGGCTATGACAATCCTGAGCAAATTTACTACACACATCAAGTGTTACCGGGAGTGCGGGTAATTGGTTTAAATTCCAATTTTTTTGATGCACAAGGTAAGCAGTTAGGACGTTTAGATCAGCAACAACTAACTTGGTTAGAAAATGTTTTAGCAACAGCTACTGAAGAGTTAGTGTTAGTGATGATACATCACAATGTAGTTGAGCATATACCCCAACAGTCGCGCCATCCGATGGGGAACCGCTATATGTTGCAAAATGCGCCGAAACTGTTGAAATTGCTGCGTCAATATCGAGTCAAGTTAGTATTCACAGGACATCTGCATGTCCAGGATATTGCCTGCTCAGATGGAGTTTACGATATTACTACTGGCTCTTTAGTGAGTTATCCTCATCCTTACCGAGTTTTTGAGTTTCGCCAAGATAACTACGGTAGGGAATGGTTGCAAGTATTGTCTCATCGAGTGGAATCTGTACCGGATTTTCCCAATTTGCAACATTTATCAAAACAATGGATGGGCGATCGCTCTTTACCTTTTTTGATGAAATTTCTGACTCATCCACCCTTAAACTTACCATCAGAACAGGCGCAAGCAATAGCCCCCAGTTTACGTGACTTTTGGTCAAAAATTGCCGATGGGGATGCTTTATTTGACTACCCCCAATTTCCGCAAAATGTACGTCACTATATTCAAACTTACAGTGCGATCGCTCGTTGTGGTACGCCTCACTTTATTGATAACAACAGTACCTTGTTGTTGGAAAAGTAG